A single Gemmatimonadota bacterium DNA region contains:
- a CDS encoding HD domain-containing protein: MYSDRIHHAFAFAAKHFPERVSRYDGQSCLIRTSSVAVVLARYGADESTIVAGILKQLVDASPYADQATLARSIMGKFGPVVAFAVGEAAEPRFDVMGRERTWKANRMEHLTRIMDASEIAVDLCVAEELHRVGSALTAVRRLGVEYLEGVGTPAPDDTVWWLNSLLGALQGHPSWRRTLMLSELDRLVTELALRVSEAD; this comes from the coding sequence GTGTACTCCGACCGCATTCACCACGCCTTCGCCTTCGCGGCGAAACACTTTCCCGAACGGGTGTCCCGCTACGACGGGCAGTCCTGCCTGATTCGGACCTCCAGCGTGGCCGTGGTCTTGGCGCGATACGGCGCCGACGAATCCACGATCGTCGCGGGCATTCTCAAGCAACTCGTCGACGCCTCGCCCTATGCCGACCAGGCCACGTTGGCGCGAAGCATCATGGGGAAATTCGGCCCGGTCGTGGCGTTTGCGGTCGGCGAAGCCGCCGAACCTCGGTTCGACGTCATGGGGCGGGAACGGACCTGGAAGGCCAACCGGATGGAGCACCTCACCCGGATCATGGACGCCTCCGAAATCGCGGTGGATCTCTGCGTGGCCGAGGAACTCCACCGGGTCGGATCGGCGCTCACAGCCGTTCGGAGGCTCGGCGTTGAATATCTCGAGGGAGTCGGTACCCCGGCCCCCGATGACACGGTGTGGTGGCTCAACAGTCTGCTCGGGGCCCTCCAAGGGCACCCGTCTTGGCGGCGGACCCTGATGTTGAGCGAGCTCGATCGTTTGGTGACCGAGCTCGCCCTCCGGGTCAGCGAGGCCGACTAG
- a CDS encoding serine/threonine protein kinase: protein MALDPVALFGETERRLGHRYRLERLVAAGPERVLFVGRDTLLNRRVSVRVNFSGNDQLRTWFIREAEALGQLDHPAIRHVYDVGIVDDMAFRIGNWIEAEGLSQANVRGPRPIPQVHILARDLLRAIEHAHANGIVVRRVVPTSLLVNNVGRGTITDLRFCSYTLPHIPAGEIPTGRVYMAPEVRDGSMGDAIADVYATGAVLYFAITGVEPTEDPAELIPPSKIRSACSKALERVILRALQPAPEARFLSASEMLEDFASDAGAYTTLSTLDARLPPTSEEGPRAWEKRLRRAFGDDYELLAEIGAGGFGRVYRVRDLQLERMVALKVLHQTMIQDPESVERFRREAQLAARVTHPNIVSIYDIGGRSGVSWYTMELVEGSNLAQLVEKEGRLPLDRVTWMLREALGALAHAHSSGLVHRDIKPENILIPKTGGLKVTDFGLALALRGQGKFGGASSRSGTPQFASPEQLLGDRIDIRTDLYSLAAVAYFALLGYPPFAGSRPEVVLAKQTTNQLPDLMGERPEVGAEVAQVLRQALQADRNARYPTASEFLQALNRGARRDLRAKATPGWLKVIRRWLGPPRNPPPS, encoded by the coding sequence ATGGCGCTCGACCCGGTTGCCCTGTTCGGTGAGACCGAACGACGGCTCGGACATCGCTATCGGCTGGAACGGCTCGTCGCCGCCGGACCGGAGCGGGTCCTCTTCGTTGGCCGCGACACTCTTCTCAACCGCCGGGTCAGCGTCCGGGTCAATTTTTCCGGCAACGACCAACTCCGGACCTGGTTCATCCGCGAAGCGGAGGCGTTAGGCCAACTCGACCACCCCGCCATCCGTCATGTGTACGATGTCGGGATCGTCGATGACATGGCCTTCCGGATCGGCAACTGGATCGAAGCCGAGGGATTGAGCCAGGCCAACGTCCGGGGGCCCCGGCCGATCCCCCAGGTGCACATCCTGGCGCGCGATCTCCTCCGCGCCATCGAACACGCCCACGCCAACGGCATCGTGGTCCGCCGCGTCGTCCCGACTTCGTTGCTCGTCAACAACGTCGGACGGGGGACCATCACCGATCTTCGGTTCTGCAGCTACACCCTGCCCCATATCCCAGCCGGCGAGATCCCGACCGGGCGGGTCTATATGGCGCCGGAAGTCCGCGACGGGTCGATGGGCGACGCGATCGCCGACGTCTACGCGACGGGAGCGGTCCTTTATTTTGCCATAACCGGCGTTGAGCCGACGGAAGATCCAGCAGAACTGATCCCGCCCTCCAAGATTCGGTCCGCCTGCTCCAAGGCCCTCGAACGGGTCATTCTCCGGGCGCTCCAGCCGGCCCCGGAAGCCCGGTTCTTGAGCGCCTCGGAAATGCTCGAGGATTTTGCCTCGGACGCGGGTGCCTATACAACCCTCTCGACGTTGGATGCCCGGCTTCCGCCGACCAGCGAAGAGGGCCCCCGAGCCTGGGAGAAACGGCTTCGTCGGGCGTTCGGCGACGACTACGAGCTCCTCGCCGAAATCGGCGCCGGCGGTTTCGGCCGGGTCTATCGGGTCCGCGACCTCCAGCTCGAGCGGATGGTGGCCCTCAAGGTCCTCCATCAGACCATGATCCAAGACCCGGAGAGCGTCGAACGATTTCGTCGCGAAGCCCAATTGGCTGCCCGAGTTACCCATCCGAATATCGTGAGCATCTACGACATCGGGGGACGCTCCGGAGTCTCGTGGTACACGATGGAACTGGTCGAGGGCTCCAACTTAGCGCAGCTGGTCGAAAAGGAAGGCCGCCTTCCACTCGACCGAGTCACGTGGATGCTGCGGGAGGCCCTCGGCGCCCTGGCCCACGCCCATTCGAGCGGCCTGGTCCATCGCGACATCAAGCCGGAAAACATCCTGATCCCGAAAACCGGCGGACTCAAGGTCACCGATTTCGGCTTGGCCTTGGCGCTCCGCGGCCAGGGTAAGTTCGGCGGCGCCTCGAGCCGGAGCGGCACCCCCCAGTTCGCGAGTCCCGAGCAGCTGCTCGGCGACAGGATCGACATCCGGACCGATCTCTACAGCTTGGCCGCAGTGGCCTACTTTGCGCTCCTCGGATATCCGCCCTTTGCCGGCAGCCGGCCCGAGGTGGTCCTGGCCAAGCAGACCACAAACCAGCTGCCTGACCTCATGGGCGAGCGGCCCGAAGTCGGCGCGGAGGTGGCCCAGGTGCTTCGCCAGGCGCTCCAGGCGGACCGGAACGCCCGCTATCCGACCGCGTCGGAGTTTCTCCAGGCGCTGAACCGGGGCGCCCGCCGGGACCTCCGGGCCAAGGCCACCCCCGGCTGGCTCAAGGTCATCCGACGGTGGCTCGGGCCGCCCCGGAACCCGCCGCCATCTTGA
- the queE gene encoding 7-carboxy-7-deazaguanine synthase encodes MYGVKEIYYTLQGEGAHTGRAAVFCRFAGCNLWSGREADRERAICQFCDTDFFGTDGEGGGRFPTAEELADAVLAAWPAGAVGGTKYVVCTGGEPLLQLDGPLIEALHRRSFEIGIETNGTIPVPAGVDWVCVSPKANATLVVHDGNELKLVYPQPALMPEQVAGLHFSHRFLQPMDGPARALNTERAIEYCLQHPEWRLSLQTHKLTGLK; translated from the coding sequence ATGTACGGGGTGAAGGAGATCTACTATACCCTTCAGGGCGAGGGGGCGCATACTGGGCGGGCGGCGGTGTTTTGCCGGTTTGCGGGGTGCAACTTGTGGAGCGGGCGAGAGGCCGACCGGGAGCGGGCCATTTGCCAGTTCTGCGACACCGACTTCTTTGGCACCGATGGGGAGGGCGGCGGCCGGTTCCCGACCGCGGAGGAACTGGCCGATGCGGTCTTGGCGGCGTGGCCGGCGGGAGCCGTCGGCGGCACGAAGTACGTCGTCTGTACCGGCGGAGAGCCGCTCCTTCAACTCGATGGGCCGCTGATCGAGGCCCTGCACCGCCGGTCATTTGAAATCGGGATCGAGACCAATGGCACCATCCCGGTGCCTGCCGGCGTCGACTGGGTCTGCGTGAGTCCCAAGGCCAACGCGACCTTGGTCGTGCACGACGGAAACGAACTGAAGCTCGTGTATCCCCAGCCAGCCCTGATGCCCGAGCAGGTGGCCGGTCTTCACTTCAGCCACCGGTTCCTCCAGCCCATGGACGGGCCGGCGCGGGCCCTAAACACCGAGCGCGCCATCGAATACTGTCTCCAGCATCCAGAGTGGCGTCTCTCGCTCCAAACGCATAAGTTGACCGGGCTCAAGTAA
- a CDS encoding translation initiation factor IF-1 translates to MAKEEGIEMEGVVQEVLPDRNYRVLLDNKHTILAYAAGKMSKFKIRVLEGDRVSVVLSPYDLTRGRVIYRHK, encoded by the coding sequence ATGGCGAAGGAAGAAGGCATTGAGATGGAAGGCGTGGTGCAGGAAGTGCTTCCCGATCGGAATTATCGGGTTCTCCTCGACAACAAGCACACGATTCTCGCATACGCCGCAGGGAAGATGAGCAAGTTCAAGATTCGAGTGCTCGAAGGCGATCGGGTCAGCGTCGTGCTCTCCCCCTACGATCTCACCCGGGGCCGCGTCATCTACCGCCACAAGTAG
- a CDS encoding cold-shock protein — protein MARITGTVKWFNDAKGFGFITPENGEKDCFVHHSAIKMDGFRSLAEGERVEFDMVSGAKGPAAENVTKAK, from the coding sequence ATGGCTCGTATCACTGGCACCGTGAAGTGGTTCAACGACGCGAAGGGGTTCGGGTTCATCACCCCGGAAAACGGCGAGAAGGACTGCTTCGTCCACCACTCGGCCATCAAGATGGATGGGTTCCGCAGCCTCGCCGAGGGCGAGCGGGTCGAGTTCGACATGGTTAGCGGTGCCAAGGGCCCCGCTGCCGAGAACGTCACGAAGGCGAAGTAA